Within the Salinibacterium sp. TMP30 genome, the region CGTACGCAATCGAGCAGTGCCAACGCCGCGGCATACTCAGTAGTTTCGACGTGAACTATCGACCCCAACTCTGGTCTAACCAACCGCTTGCAGCTCGGCGCCTCGCCGAGCTCGCGTCGGCGAGTGACATTGTTTTCATCGGTCAGGACGAAGCCAACGAATTGTGGGGTGCTCGCGTCCCTGCAGACATCACTGCAGTAATCGGTGATACCGCCACCTTAATTGTCAAGGACGGCGCCCGACAGGCTGTTTCGATCTCAGCTAATCAAATGGTTGCAGTGCCAGCGCTCCGTGTCCGCGTTATTGAATCGGTCGGCGCTGGTGATTCGTTCGCTGCAGGGTGGTTAGCAGGTCTCCTGCGGGGGTACCCTCCCGCAATGTGCCTTCGTCTTGGCCATCTTGCTGCGCGGCAAGCGTTGGAATCGATCACCGATCAAGGCGAAGCCGCGAGCTTTGAGTTCATCCTCGACGAAGCCCAAAAAGAGCCCAATTGGGCGAACCACAACACTGCCGATGAGGAGCACCACTAATCATGCTGACCGCAGCTCAGAGTAATGATTTCTTTAGTTCGGCCTTCACGGTATCACGAGCGATGGCCATCCTCCGAGGGTTCACCCCTGAGCGTACGTCTGAGCTTGCGAGCGCTGCATGGACCGCAGGATTCCACCTCGTGGAGGTCCCGCTGCAGGGACCTTTGTCAGCGAGAGCTTTGCAAGGAGTGTCAAACAGTGGAACCGGCGTGATTGGTGCAGGCAGCATTCTTTCGACCGACCTCGTCGATCAGGCCGCGCGTCTGGGAGCAGTGTTCACCGTTTCCCCGGGGTTCGACGAAAAAGTCGCTGCATACAGCCTCAGTGTCGGGCTTCCCCATCTTCCTGGTGTCGCGACGCCGACTGAAGTGCAGCGGGCGATGTCGGCGGGATTTACTTGGTTGAAGGCCTTTCCGGCAGCGGTCCTTGGTCACGAGTGGTTTTCCGCGATGCTTGGCCCATTTCCTGACGTCCGATTGGTCGCGACGGGCGGCGTAACTTCGGAAAACTTTGAGCAACTCCTAGATGCTGGGGCTTCAGCGGTCTCATTCGGAACCTCGTTCACGTCAATGGAAACTAGTGCTCTGGAGAGGCTTCAGTGAGTCGAGATGAGCGACTTCGAACTTACCGAGCGGAGTTTTGCGAAGACGAACGCTATTTCAACTTTGCAAGCTATGGCCCCTCCTCGGCTAAAGCTCTCGACGCTTCACGGCAAATTTCACTGCTCGCAGCCACCGGCGCTGCCGGCTCGCTCAGCACCATCGTCGACCAGTATGAGGGCGCGCGTGCCGCATTTGCCAAGATCTGCAACTTTTCATTGGAGAATGTTGCACTCGTGCCCAGCACTTCGCACGCACTCCAGCAGATGGCACTTGGTCTCCATGGTGAACAGGTTGTCGTTGGAGCTGGAGAGTTCCCAGCTAACCTTTATCCTTGGTGGCACGCGGACGAAATCGGCGTGCTACGAGCTCGCACGCTCTCGAAGTCTGTCAGGATGACGCCGGATACGGTGGCTTCCGCGTTGCACGCAGATGACACAGTTCTCGCTGTGAGCGCGGTCGACTACGGCACCGGCTATCGAGCTGATCTCGCTGGACTCAGAGAGGCAATTGGTCCCGACAGGCTCCTCGTAGTAGACGCTATACAGGCATTTGGCGTTGCCGCGATGGACTGGAAATGCGCAGATATCGTTATTTCGGGCGGACAGAAGTGGGTGCGTTCAGGGTGGGGTATCGGAGCGATCGCGCTTTCCGAGCGTGCCCTCAGCAGGGTCCACGACACCACTTCGAGCTGGGCGGGTTATGCCCCTTCCCCTGAGCCAGGCGGTCGCGGAGCTTCCTTGCCGGGAGCGTCGCGGCTTGCTGTCACGAATCTCTCACCGACGGCCGCAGCAGCGTTCCGCGCGGCGCTTGACCTTATCGCGGAGGTCGGAGTGACAACGCTCGAGGAGTCGATCGCTGACGCTGTAGACCAACTCATCGCGCGCATTACCGAACTGAACATCCGGATCCTTTCGCCGACAACGAGAAGTGAACGAGCAGGAATCGTGGTCATTGAGGTCCCTCAACCACTGACGTCAGCGGTGCGCGCTGCGCTTGACACCGATGGATACTCCTACAGTTGGCACGAGCCCAATAGGCTGCGCATCTCAGTTCACGCGACTACTCTTCCAAAGGCGATTGACGATATCGGCGAGTGCCTCGAGAATGTCTTGGCTTGACTCCAAGTTTCCGCCGTCATGTGACTTTTATGATCAGTTTGACTGCAGCGACGGATAGCCTTATTCATGGAGCCGACGGCTAACCAGCAATGCGGCCTCAGCGCAGTATGCGAAGCGTATTTTACCGTGAAACGTCTCAAGATGAGGCTCAATCGCGAATAGGTTGGCATCGGTACACGGTGTAAGAAATTCGGTTGACTGAGCGCAACATTGCTCCGCCTAGCACTTGTCTTTGCCAAATTTCAGGTCGCCGTTGGAGCATCTTCTCTGACACAGGCGGCTGATGATGCCACTCGTATTGTCTCGTCGAATGGATTTCGCTCAAGCGCGATTGTTACAGGCAAGCCCATGAATCTCGATGTGCAGGTATCTCAGAAATTAGCCTCATCTTGTTTTCACGTCTGAACAACCAAGAGGCTGTGCAAGAAGCAGGACGACTGCTGTTTGGTGCGCTGCCGGTGACGTTCGCGCTTACCGTCGCGGTGGTCGATCGCTACGACGCAGCCAGATAGTTGTGGGCAGCGCTGGCGAAATATTACGAATCAGGTAATGCGTGTCACTTGGGGCGTGAGCGTGAGTTGCACCAATTCAGCGGCGCTAGTCAGCCGATACTCACCGTCATCTTTTTTGGTCATATTCCCGGGTAGGGCATCCCAAGGAACACTTCGGTGTTCGACAAAACCATCGATGCGCATTCCGTGGTTGAGGAGCGCAGTTATTGTCTCGCCGATTCCGTGATCCCATCCATGGCTAAAGGTCGAGGCGAAGTCGTGATCAGTCTCAACGTAGGTGCCCGGCTCGTCCCACACCAGAGCATCCTTTGCTCAAAGCAGGGGTACCTCACCACGATCTTGTCGCGGTTTGCGTCATCGGGACCACGGAGCATCGGATGCCCCTCACTGATGAAAACTCTTCCGCCGACACGAAGGAATCTGGCTACGGTTTCGGCCCACTGGTCGATGCCCGGCAAGGGATCGCGCTTCTGCGAGTGTCATCGATGCGAAATCGAGACCCGTCATTGGTACACCAAGGCGCTCCAGCGAAATCGTGTCGGTACCGATGTGGCATTGCGAATGGATGCGGCGCATCCCAGAGATGTCTCCCCGCAGTGGAACATCAAATCGCACAACATCGCTGAGAAAGCGTGGATCGGCGACAAATCTCTCGATCGCATAGTCCGGGAATTTCGCATGCACACCAGCGCGCACATCCGAATTGGCAAGGTTCGCGGTGACGTACTCAGAAACACCGGTCATGGCAGTTGCGCTTCTTCCGGGTGAGAATCGGATGAGGGTCGCCCACGTTTGGGTTTCGTGGTGTTCAGGGGGAACGCGGATGCACGGCCCTCCGCCTGCGCTCGGTGCAGTGACGCGTCAACGTGGTCGAGCCAGCGCAGCTCAGCTTCTGCGTGGGCCTGCATTGAATCAGTGACCAGTTCTTGTGCAAAGTCCGCCGAATCTGCGGCCTCCGCCCGCGATGCTGCGCTCAGTGTGAGGGCATCGAGCGCGCCGAGCGTTGCTTGCCGTTGTCGCTCGATCACGTGGTGCGCGTCTACCCCGGGAAGGGTCACCGCCAAGGCAATTTTTAGCGCCAATTCGTCGCGGCCAACCGAATAACGTTCCAGCGGTGAAAAGAGCCACTGATCGGACTCGTGTTGGCCCGCATCCGTCACTGCGTAGTACGTGTGCGGGGTTGAGGTCGCATCGACGTCAGCTCCGCCGTCCCCGTTGCCTACGGACTTTTTGACGAGCTTGTCGCGCACCAATCGATCGAGCGTGTTGTAGACCTGGCCGACATTGAGTGGCCACGTTGATCCTGTCCGTCGATCGAATTCTGCACGAAGTTGATACCCATAGCAGGGTCCTTGCGCCAGAATCGCAAGCAAACTATGGCGGATCGACATGTCAGACCTTCCGGGTAGAGGTGCCTTCCGACCGAGTATATGCATATTGGGTATGCTCGGCGCGGAGTAGTCGCTGCTCGCGCACCCACAGCCGTAGGCCATCACTGGAGGAGAGTCTCGTGGACGTTGAAAAGATTTTGGAAGACACCTATCAGGCTGTGCGCCCGCTCATCGGTTCGGGTGCCGTTGCGGAGTACATCCCACGACTTGCCGCCGTAAATCCAGATCAGTTCGGAATGGCTGTTGTGATGAATGACGGCAGGGAGTTTCAGGTCGGCGACAGTTCAGTGCCGTTCTCGGTTCAGAGTATGTCCAAGGTTCTGTCACTCGTGATGGTTCTCGCCGACCACGGCGAGGACATTTGGCAGCGAGTGGGGCGCGAACCATCGGGTGCTGCGTTCAATTCACTCACTCAACTGGAGTATTCACGAGGGATCCCGCGTAATCCTTTTGTGAATGCGGGAGCCCTCGTTGTGACTGATCAACTGCTCACTACTAAACGCCAGACTTCAGAGGTTCCGTTCGCACAGAACCCGATTCTCGATTTCGTCAGGAAGGAATCGGGCAACCCAGCGATCGACCTCGATCCTCTCGTCGCGCGTTCTGAGGCTGAGCATTCCGATCGAAATGCGGCAATTGCGCACCTTCTCTCGAGCTTTGGAAACCTTCAGAATCCGGTCGATGAAGTGCTTGAGCAGTATTTCGAGCAGTGCGCGATCTCAATGAACTGTCGGGATGTTGCTGCAGCGGTTTCGTTTCTGGCCCGCGGGGGTATTCGCCAGGACGGAACACAATTGCTCAGCCTCAGTCAGGTAAAACGTGTGAACTCTGTGATGCTCACCTCAGGTTTCTATGATGCGGCGGGGGAGTTTGCCTACCGTGTTGGACTCCCGGGGAAGAGCGGTGTTGGTGGTGGAATCCTTGCGATTGTTCCTGGGCACTGCTCGATTTGTGTGTGGGCTCCCGGCCTCAACGCGTCGGGAAACTCGCTTGTGGGGGTAGCCGCTCTTGATGAATTCACCACCAGAACCGGCTGGTCGATCTTCTAGCGATTTGCCAGACATGATCCAGCTGGCGCACAATATGTCTCCTCTATGGCTCGTTGCGCGAGACGATCTGGACTGTTCGCCTCCGATTTCACTCTCTTCGCCCCGTGACCGCATACTCGGGTTCGTGAATGACGTTCTAATACCGCAGCCAGCAGCACAGCCAGCACCCGACTCGATCAACGATCGCGAGTTTCTTCTGACGTCGTCGTCAGGGAGCGCAGTCTCCGCGGCGTCGCCGACTCGATTTCGTTATCACCAGGATGGTCAGCAGATCTGGGGTGAGTACTTCGGGGACACGGTGATGCTCGGGCGTTTCGTGGGGAAACGTGATGGAGAGGCTATTTCGATCCGTTTCGCGCATCGACCGCTCTCGGGCGCAGATGTGGTGCTCGGTGAAGCTCACAGCACTATTCAGTGGAACGCGAGTGGCGAACTCGAGCTATATGAGACTTTTGAGAAAGATGGCCAATCACAAGTTAGCGTCTGCACCGAAGTGGAGCGGCTCGGAGTGTGGCCCGAACTCGATCCGACAGCTCGAAGCACGCCTCGACTAGATGGCACGACCTTTGTGTTGGAAGAGTCCACGGCGAGCACAGTGAGCGCGGAGCCAACACAGTTTGAGTTCGATGAGAATTTGGGCGTTGTGTGGGGCTTCTACTACGGCGATACCGTCACTGCGGGGCACTGCGTTGGACGGTACCGCGACGGTGTTCTCGACGAGTACTTCGTTCATCACGTCATCGCGAGCGACGCGACTTTGCTTGGTGACAGCAGCACAACGTTGGCTCGTCGTGAAGACGGGCGTCTGGAACTGATCGAAGAATTCGTTCTCGACGGCATTCCCGGTAAAAGCGTGTGTGTGCAGGTGGTCTAGGGTGCGGTCGGGGCCGCGGCTACGGCATCCGCAGCGCTCAGACGTGTAATCGACGTCACCGCTAACCGTTAAGTCCAGCACGATTCGGGTCGGCACGGGTAAACCTGGTGAGCCCCAGCTGAGCGGGTTCCTGTTCTCGTTCGGGCAAATCGAGGGGGAGCAGGTACGGCCGCTGGAACACTTCATCCAACACCAGCACGGTTTCTAGAGATTTCACTTCGGGAAGCACTGAGAGCACGCCGACGATGAAGTCGTGGATAGCGCCGACTTCGTGGCTGCGAATCAAAAGCATCGCATCGTGCTCACCCGTTGTGATGCGGCACGACTCGATTTCGGTCATTTTGGTAATACGATCGCGGAAACTTGCCCAGGTCTGCGGATGTACTGACAAAAAGACGAGAGCGCAAATGCCGAGTCCAGCTTTGGCGGGATCGATTTGGGCGCTAAAGCCGGTGATCACGCCATCCGACATGAGTTGTTCTACTCGCGTATAGACGTTTGCGCGTGAGACGTTCACCCGATCAGCGAGCGCTGACATTGATATTCGTCCGTTATAGCGGAGCTCGCTCAATATCTTCAGGTTGATCTCATCCAATACGGGCTGAGATTGTCCAGACGCAGACGATGCGCCGGTTGCTTTGCTAGACATATTGTACGAAGTCTCCCTCAACTTTGACCCAAGGTCTGAACTATGATGCCTTTGATTGGACAGACTAGCGGCATTTATGCCAATCTCAAGAAAAGCCGTCCAGCGGCTGTTCCATAA harbors:
- a CDS encoding Lrp/AsnC family transcriptional regulator translates to MSSKATGASSASGQSQPVLDEINLKILSELRYNGRISMSALADRVNVSRANVYTRVEQLMSDGVITGFSAQIDPAKAGLGICALVFLSVHPQTWASFRDRITKMTEIESCRITTGEHDAMLLIRSHEVGAIHDFIVGVLSVLPEVKSLETVLVLDEVFQRPYLLPLDLPEREQEPAQLGLTRFTRADPNRAGLNG
- a CDS encoding sugar kinase, translating into MTEVVCIGETMGQFVPAESGFRSATSFLLNHAGAESNTAIALTRLGFDVEWVSRLGIDVIGDRILDSLRSEGVGVSGVSRDAGLHTGIFLKDPSQSDRQVTYYRTNSAASQISLLDIDRALDMRPRLIHLTGITPALSISCDQAVTYAIEQCQRRGILSSFDVNYRPQLWSNQPLAARRLAELASASDIVFIGQDEANELWGARVPADITAVIGDTATLIVKDGARQAVSISANQMVAVPALRVRVIESVGAGDSFAAGWLAGLLRGYPPAMCLRLGHLAARQALESITDQGEAASFEFILDEAQKEPNWANHNTADEEHH
- a CDS encoding bifunctional 4-hydroxy-2-oxoglutarate aldolase/2-dehydro-3-deoxy-phosphogluconate aldolase; the encoded protein is MAILRGFTPERTSELASAAWTAGFHLVEVPLQGPLSARALQGVSNSGTGVIGAGSILSTDLVDQAARLGAVFTVSPGFDEKVAAYSLSVGLPHLPGVATPTEVQRAMSAGFTWLKAFPAAVLGHEWFSAMLGPFPDVRLVATGGVTSENFEQLLDAGASAVSFGTSFTSMETSALERLQ
- a CDS encoding PadR family transcriptional regulator, translating into MSIRHSLLAILAQGPCYGYQLRAEFDRRTGSTWPLNVGQVYNTLDRLVRDKLVKKSVGNGDGGADVDATSTPHTYYAVTDAGQHESDQWLFSPLERYSVGRDELALKIALAVTLPGVDAHHVIERQRQATLGALDALTLSAASRAEAADSADFAQELVTDSMQAHAEAELRWLDHVDASLHRAQAEGRASAFPLNTTKPKRGRPSSDSHPEEAQLP
- a CDS encoding aminotransferase class V-fold PLP-dependent enzyme, whose product is MSRDERLRTYRAEFCEDERYFNFASYGPSSAKALDASRQISLLAATGAAGSLSTIVDQYEGARAAFAKICNFSLENVALVPSTSHALQQMALGLHGEQVVVGAGEFPANLYPWWHADEIGVLRARTLSKSVRMTPDTVASALHADDTVLAVSAVDYGTGYRADLAGLREAIGPDRLLVVDAIQAFGVAAMDWKCADIVISGGQKWVRSGWGIGAIALSERALSRVHDTTSSWAGYAPSPEPGGRGASLPGASRLAVTNLSPTAAAAFRAALDLIAEVGVTTLEESIADAVDQLIARITELNIRILSPTTRSERAGIVVIEVPQPLTSAVRAALDTDGYSYSWHEPNRLRISVHATTLPKAIDDIGECLENVLA
- a CDS encoding glutaminase, which produces MDVEKILEDTYQAVRPLIGSGAVAEYIPRLAAVNPDQFGMAVVMNDGREFQVGDSSVPFSVQSMSKVLSLVMVLADHGEDIWQRVGREPSGAAFNSLTQLEYSRGIPRNPFVNAGALVVTDQLLTTKRQTSEVPFAQNPILDFVRKESGNPAIDLDPLVARSEAEHSDRNAAIAHLLSSFGNLQNPVDEVLEQYFEQCAISMNCRDVAAAVSFLARGGIRQDGTQLLSLSQVKRVNSVMLTSGFYDAAGEFAYRVGLPGKSGVGGGILAIVPGHCSICVWAPGLNASGNSLVGVAALDEFTTRTGWSIF